The DNA region TACAGAAAAACAGAGTTTTGGAAAAAATCTGTCCAAAATAATAAAAACCCTATATCCATCCATTTTTGACAAAAAACCCGAATTACAAAGATTTTCGTGGACACGTCCGGTTTTCAAAACGTGTCCAAACCATCCGGCAAAAACGAGATGGAAACGAGTTGGACAGGTATCAACAAATACAACGTGTCCAAATTCAACACCCGCATTTCATTGTGAGTGTGGGTCGATCAACTCATTCTTAACAGAACTCCATTTCGGGGGCACATTTTTTTCAAAACCCTCAGAAAATTTTCTAAACCCCGAATATAAGCCTAATTACTATAAAATAGAGAGTTTTGAAAAAAATGTGCCCCCGCACCGAAAACTCAGCATATCAGCTTTTTTCGCAAAAATAACCCGCAAATCAACAGAATTCGGGGGCACGGAGATTTTTGAAACCTGCCCCCGCAAAGTAAACAAAAAAACGGGGGCACATACATCGTGCCCCCAAATTTCACCATCGGTCGGAAATTCTGCTCTCTGTATAGGTCTCTCCAAAAACCCGTCCCTCTCCCCAAAAACTAATACCTGACAAAAGAAACATATACCAGAGCAGCACAGCTGAACCAAACATCAACCCCTATTATGTCCCCCGAAAAACCCCGCAAATCCAAAGTTAGCTCACCACCAAGATCCGCATCCTCAGCCGACCGCCATTACGAACATGATGGAAGGATCGAGTACCTCGACCGGAAACTCGCCGAGTTCGGTATCCGGATCAAAGACGCCGACTCGCAAAAAGTCACCGGCGAAGTCTTCGATGAAGTCACTCTTTTAGCATTATACAAACTCGTCAACAAAAAGATCATCTCCTCGATGGGTGGCTCCATCTCCACCGGCAAGGAGGCAAACGTCTTCCTCGCAGGAAAAACCGATGAAAACGGTGAAGAAATCTCTGCCGCCGTCAAAATCTATCGGCTTCGAACAGGAAACTTCACCACCATGAGCGAGTACATCCTCGGTGATCCCAGGTTCGCCGGCATCCGCCGGACCCACAAAGACATCATCTTTGCCTGGACCAAAAAAGAGTACAGCAACCTTTCACGGACCAAAGAAGCCGGCATTCCCTGCCCGACCCCCTACGCATTCGACAGAAACATCCTCGTCATGGAATTCCTTGGCGAGGGAAACATCCCCTACCCCCAGATGCGGCAGTGTCTCCCGGGAACCCCCGCCGAAGCCTACGAAGAAACCATCGGGCTTATCCGTGATCTCTACCAGAAAGCACGGCTCGTTCACGGCGACCTCTCCGAGTACAACATCCTCACCGGACCAGACGGACTCATTTTAATCGACATGGCCCAGGCGGTAACCCCCGAACACCCCAGAGCCTACAATTTCCTTTTCAGGGACATCAAAAACATCAACAGATTTTTTGCAAACAAATGCAAAACCACCGACGAACACGAACTTTTTCGAAACATCGTCGGTGAAGAATTTTTCGAGATATAAATCATGACACAGGAAGTAAAGATCCCCAACGACAGAATCGGCGCCATCATTGGAAAAGGCGGCGAGACCAGAAAATTCCTTGAGAAATCCCTCAACGTAACCCTTGAAATCGACAGTCAGACCGGACTCATCGAGATCATCAACGAAGAAGATACGCTTGCAGAGATCCGCTCGATGGAAGTCATCAAAGCGATCGGCCGCGGCTTCTCGCCCGAACGTGCGAAAAAACTCCTCGAAGACGACGACATGATCTTGACCTTGATCGACCTCTCGGATATCGCAGACACCCCCCAGAAACTCGCACGCATCAGAGGAAGGATCATCGGACGCGAAGGAAAAGCCCGTGAACAGATCGAAAATATGACCGGTGCACTCATCTCCGTATACGGAAAGACCGTCGGCATCATCGGCATGCCGGATCAGATGAACGACGCTCACACCGCGATAACCATGCTCATAAACGGCTCGGACCACAATACCGTCTTTAACTTCCTGGATCGCAAAAAGAAGGAAGCAAAGCTGGATGTTCTGAACTATTACTACTAAGGCACAGCATAAGTAGCAACTGTTAAATATCATGAGTGATTCTGCAAAGTTCCACTGGAAACAAAGGGGTCTAAACGGATCCGGACTCGTTTCATGAAAATAAACGAGATGCCGATCCCAAATCACCTGCGCGAGGCGTACGCGAAAAATGGGATCGAGGAGCTGTACCCCCCGCAGGCCGAATGTGTAAATGCCGGACTATTCAACCGGAAAAACATTTTAGCCGCCATCCCTACGGCTTCAGGAAAAACACTCATCGCAGAAATGGCGATGCAGAAGGAGGTTGCCGAGGGGGGAAAGTGTCTCTACATTGTCCCCCTCAAAGCCCTTGCATCGGAAAAATACGAAGACTTCAGCGGCAAA from Methanocorpusculum labreanum Z includes:
- a CDS encoding KH domain-containing protein encodes the protein MTQEVKIPNDRIGAIIGKGGETRKFLEKSLNVTLEIDSQTGLIEIINEEDTLAEIRSMEVIKAIGRGFSPERAKKLLEDDDMILTLIDLSDIADTPQKLARIRGRIIGREGKAREQIENMTGALISVYGKTVGIIGMPDQMNDAHTAITMLINGSDHNTVFNFLDRKKKEAKLDVLNYYY
- a CDS encoding serine protein kinase RIO, whose translation is MSPEKPRKSKVSSPPRSASSADRHYEHDGRIEYLDRKLAEFGIRIKDADSQKVTGEVFDEVTLLALYKLVNKKIISSMGGSISTGKEANVFLAGKTDENGEEISAAVKIYRLRTGNFTTMSEYILGDPRFAGIRRTHKDIIFAWTKKEYSNLSRTKEAGIPCPTPYAFDRNILVMEFLGEGNIPYPQMRQCLPGTPAEAYEETIGLIRDLYQKARLVHGDLSEYNILTGPDGLILIDMAQAVTPEHPRAYNFLFRDIKNINRFFANKCKTTDEHELFRNIVGEEFFEI